The Schizosaccharomyces pombe strain 972h- genome assembly, chromosome: I genome contains a region encoding:
- the dtd1 gene encoding D-Tyr-tRNA deacylase translates to MKAVIQRVLNASVSVDDKIVSAIQQGYCILLGVGSDDTPEDVTKLSNKILKLKLFDNAEQPWKSTIADIQGEILCVSQFTLHARVNKGAKPDFHRSMKGPEAIELYEQVVKTLGESLGSDKIKKGVFGAMMNVQLVNNGPVTILYDTKE, encoded by the exons ATGAAGGCAGTAATTCAGCGAGTTTTAAATGCTTCTGTTTCTG TTGATGACAAAATTGTTTCTGCCATTCAACAAGG TTACTGTATACTTTTGGGAGTAGGTTCAG aTGACACACCCGAAGATGTTACGAAACTGTCAAAcaagattttgaaattgaaactTTTCGACAATGCCGAACAACCCTGGAAGAGCACGATTGCCGATATACAAGGAGAAATCCTTTGCG TATCCCAATTCACTCTTCATGCTCGTGTTAACAAAGGTGCCAAACCTGATTTTCACAGAAGCATGAAGGGTCCTGAAGCCATCGAATTGTATGAACAAGTTGTTAAAACATTAGGAGAAAGCCTCGGAAGCGACAAGATAAAGA AGGG TGTTTTTGGGGCAATGATGAATGTCCAGCTCGTGAATAATGGTCCAGTGACTATTTTGTATGATACTAAAGAATAA